Proteins encoded by one window of Fischerella sp. PCC 9605:
- a CDS encoding oligosaccharide flippase family protein, producing MTSLKKLAISGTVWTIAGYGVSQLLRLGGNLILTRLLFPQFFGLMGLISIFLMGLQLFSDIGINESIIQNKRGDEPNFLNTAWSLQVIRGIGLWLCCVLIAWPLAKFYGEPQFLLLLPVVGLSTVISGFNSTALSTLNRNMFVRELALFELKVQAVSLTVMIIWAWFSPTIWALVIGNITAALLRMVWSHRLNSGPPNRFAWDRDAVKAIFSLGRWIFFSTALFFLAEQSDRLILGKLISIELLGIYSIAFTLADIPRQVLLALSSKVIFPVFSKFADLPREIFREKIQKNRKFILIAMALGLTVLVSFGDIVIITLYDRRYLQAAWMLPILALGIWPRVLTQTIDTSLLAVGNAKYLAIGSFSKFIFMILGLPLGFYLMGLPGAVMTVALNDLPFYSVIIYGLWREKLACIKQDIEATLILFAFISFVMIFRIILDWGLPISTLYNS from the coding sequence ATGACCTCACTGAAGAAGCTTGCCATCAGTGGTACGGTTTGGACTATCGCTGGCTATGGAGTGAGCCAACTCCTGAGACTAGGCGGTAACTTGATTTTGACTCGTCTACTCTTCCCACAATTTTTTGGCCTGATGGGTCTGATCAGCATTTTCCTGATGGGCTTGCAGCTGTTCTCGGACATTGGTATTAATGAAAGCATCATCCAGAATAAGCGCGGGGATGAACCAAATTTTCTTAACACTGCCTGGAGCTTACAGGTTATTCGTGGCATTGGTTTGTGGTTATGTTGCGTTTTGATTGCTTGGCCGCTTGCTAAGTTTTACGGAGAACCCCAGTTCTTATTGTTGCTTCCGGTGGTTGGTCTGAGCACTGTGATCTCTGGCTTCAACTCCACTGCCTTATCCACGCTCAACCGTAATATGTTTGTCCGTGAGTTGGCACTTTTTGAACTTAAAGTGCAGGCGGTATCCCTGACAGTGATGATTATCTGGGCTTGGTTTAGTCCAACGATCTGGGCTCTTGTAATTGGTAACATTACAGCAGCTTTGCTACGTATGGTTTGGAGCCATCGCTTGAATTCTGGGCCACCTAATCGCTTTGCTTGGGATCGAGATGCAGTCAAAGCCATATTTTCTTTAGGTAGGTGGATATTTTTTTCGACGGCTTTATTCTTCTTAGCTGAACAATCTGACCGACTGATTCTCGGCAAATTGATTTCTATAGAGCTTTTGGGTATATATAGCATTGCTTTCACACTTGCTGACATCCCACGTCAGGTTCTTTTGGCGCTCAGTAGTAAAGTAATTTTTCCAGTTTTTTCTAAATTTGCTGACCTTCCTCGCGAAATCTTTCGTGAGAAAATTCAAAAGAACCGCAAGTTTATTTTGATCGCAATGGCATTGGGCTTGACGGTTCTAGTCAGCTTCGGAGATATCGTAATAATTACCCTGTACGATCGCAGGTATCTTCAAGCCGCGTGGATGTTACCGATTTTGGCATTAGGCATCTGGCCGCGAGTACTTACCCAAACAATTGATACGTCACTTTTGGCTGTTGGCAACGCTAAATATTTAGCAATTGGTAGTTTTTCCAAGTTTATTTTTATGATTCTTGGATTGCCCCTGGGATTTTACCTCATGGGTCTTCCTGGAGCTGTGATGACAGTTGCCCTTAATGACCTTCCCTTCTATAGCGTAATAATTTATGGTCTTTGGCGTGAGAAACTTGCCTGTATAAAACAAGATATTGAAGCTACTTTGATATTGTTTGCATTCATCAGTTTCGTGATGATTTTTAGAATCATTTTGGATTGGGGACTACCTATAAGTACTCTCTATAATTCTTGA
- a CDS encoding O-antigen ligase domain-containing protein gives MSATCYGILLATIIFDIKRFSSFQLGWLDLPMLVWCLCPLASSITNGLGLYDGLSSVLDQTVTWGLPYYLGRLYLNNLDGLRKLAIDIFIGGLIYIPLCLFELRMSPQLHRIFYGFHARSAFGQTIRGGGYRPTVFMEHGLMVGAWMMAAALLGVWLWKAGIIKQVWGISVKWLVAALIITTILVKSTGAVILLVLGLCILFFSNRFRTSLLILMAIAAISSHVYLGVSGQFPADQIVAVVSNVFNEERAQSVQFRFENEKLLSEKARERIVFGWGGWGRSRVYDEWGKDISVTDSLWILAFGTKGLVGIISLMASILLPAIAFVLLYPAQMWNHHKVASVAALAVLLVLYMLDCLLNAMINPIYILACGGIAGLVIKQTTISKEIKQLETHIPRYR, from the coding sequence ATGTCAGCGACCTGTTATGGCATTCTATTAGCAACTATTATATTTGACATTAAACGCTTCAGTTCCTTTCAGCTAGGTTGGCTTGACCTGCCGATGTTAGTTTGGTGCTTATGCCCTCTCGCATCGTCAATTACTAATGGTTTGGGTTTATACGATGGGTTATCATCTGTTCTCGACCAAACTGTCACTTGGGGATTACCGTATTACCTGGGTCGATTGTATCTCAATAACCTGGATGGATTGCGTAAGTTAGCCATTGACATATTCATCGGCGGTTTAATCTATATCCCTCTGTGCTTATTTGAACTCCGCATGAGTCCACAGTTGCACCGAATATTTTACGGCTTCCACGCACGCAGCGCTTTTGGCCAAACAATCCGAGGTGGAGGATACAGGCCAACAGTTTTTATGGAACACGGCCTCATGGTTGGTGCGTGGATGATGGCAGCTGCACTACTTGGTGTTTGGTTGTGGAAGGCTGGCATTATCAAGCAAGTCTGGGGTATTTCAGTTAAGTGGCTTGTAGCTGCATTAATAATAACAACCATATTAGTAAAATCCACAGGTGCGGTAATTTTACTGGTACTGGGGCTGTGCATCTTATTCTTTTCCAATAGGTTTCGTACTTCCCTGCTGATATTGATGGCGATCGCCGCGATCTCATCACATGTGTATCTGGGAGTGAGCGGACAATTTCCTGCAGATCAAATTGTTGCTGTTGTATCCAATGTGTTCAATGAAGAACGAGCACAATCAGTGCAGTTTAGATTTGAGAATGAAAAGCTCCTTTCCGAAAAGGCGCGGGAGAGAATCGTTTTTGGGTGGGGAGGATGGGGACGCAGCCGCGTGTATGACGAGTGGGGAAAGGATATTTCAGTCACTGATAGTTTGTGGATTCTTGCTTTTGGCACTAAGGGGTTAGTAGGCATCATCAGCTTAATGGCATCGATATTACTGCCGGCGATCGCATTTGTGCTACTTTACCCGGCTCAGATGTGGAATCACCACAAAGTGGCATCAGTTGCAGCTCTAGCAGTGCTTTTGGTTTTGTATATGTTGGACTGTCTGCTAAACGCGATGATCAACCCCATCTACATACTCGCATGTGGTGGCATAGCAGGGCTGGTAATCAAGCAAACAACAATTAGTAAAGAAATCAAGCAATTAGAAACTCATATACCTCGTTATAGATAA
- a CDS encoding class I SAM-dependent methyltransferase gives MTVCAICNHSLGNKSYFVREMMFGFRDEFEYFECGQCGCLQLKNIPENISKYYPDDFYSFQIPVVEEENTLQSFLRHQRMKYLIAGNTYLEPLLSKILTKISGIPQPIYYDWVKKLKLPMDSKILDVGCGVGKSLLSMRSDGFTDLTGIDPFIEKDIFYENGVKIFKKHLDEMEGQFDFIFLNHSFEHMPNPLAVIKKLYSLLKSDKHIIISIPLASSFAWRKYGIHWVQIDAPRHFFVHTIKSMEILANQGGFQIADVEFNSNCFQFWGSEQFLRDIPLIDSISYAVNPENSIFSKNEIKSFAKKSTQLNKEKDGDQASFYLYKP, from the coding sequence ATGACTGTTTGTGCAATTTGTAATCACTCGCTCGGTAATAAATCTTATTTCGTACGAGAAATGATGTTTGGATTTAGAGATGAATTTGAATATTTTGAATGTGGTCAATGTGGATGCTTGCAGCTTAAAAATATTCCGGAAAATATTTCCAAATACTACCCTGATGATTTTTATTCTTTTCAAATTCCTGTAGTCGAAGAGGAAAACACACTTCAGTCTTTTCTCAGACATCAGAGAATGAAATACTTAATTGCTGGAAATACTTATTTGGAGCCTTTACTTTCAAAAATCCTGACCAAAATATCTGGCATACCTCAACCAATTTACTATGATTGGGTAAAAAAACTGAAATTACCTATGGATTCAAAAATTTTAGATGTAGGTTGTGGAGTTGGTAAATCTCTTCTGAGTATGCGCTCTGATGGGTTTACCGACCTCACAGGAATCGATCCTTTTATAGAAAAAGATATTTTCTATGAAAATGGAGTGAAAATTTTTAAGAAACACTTAGATGAAATGGAAGGGCAATTTGATTTCATCTTTCTCAACCATTCTTTTGAGCACATGCCCAACCCATTAGCTGTAATTAAGAAATTATATAGTCTATTAAAGAGCGATAAACATATAATTATTAGTATCCCATTAGCTTCTTCTTTTGCTTGGCGCAAATATGGTATTCATTGGGTACAAATAGACGCTCCACGTCATTTTTTTGTGCATACAATTAAAAGTATGGAAATTTTGGCAAATCAAGGAGGTTTTCAAATTGCAGATGTTGAATTTAACTCAAATTGTTTTCAGTTCTGGGGAAGCGAACAGTTTCTCAGAGACATACCCTTGATAGACAGTATTTCTTATGCTGTAAATCCTGAAAATTCTATTTTTTCTAAAAATGAAATCAAAAGCTTTGCGAAAAAGTCTACACAGCTAAATAAGGAAAAAGATGGCGATCAAGCAAGTTTTTACTTGTATAAACCTTAA